The Alicyclobacillus macrosporangiidus CPP55 genome segment TGGTCTGGATGGGGCGCGATCCCGCCGCGGATCCGGACCGCGCGGGCGGGGACGAGGCGGGGCCCCAGGTGTGGATCCGCACGGGGGCGAGTGCGGAGGAGCGGTTGCGGCGGCGGGACGCCGCCCGCATCACCCCGGCGGAGTGGGAACAGGTCAAACGCTGGCGGGTGCGGGCGACGCCTCTGTGGCGTCCGAGCCGACGCCGGATCGCGGTGCGGCGGGGCGGGCCGTTGGACCTCGGGCGCACCATCCGGCGAGCGGCAGCAGGGACTGGCGGCGAGTGCATCGATTGGATCTACAGACAGGTGCGCAAGAAGCAGCGCCCCGTGGTGTTGCTGTGCGACGTCAGCGGATCGATGGACCCCTACAGCCGCATGGCGCTGCGCTTCGCGCACGCCCTGATGCAAGCCGGTTTGCGACTCGACGTGTACGTGTTCAGCACGCGCCTGACCCGGATCACGGATCGGCTCCGCCTGCGCGATGTGGATCGGGCGCTGCAGGAGGCGGTGTGGGCTGTCCCCGACATGTCAGGCGGCACCCGGTTAGCGGAGGCGTTGGCCGCGTTCCGGCAGCGGCACGCGGTCCGCGCGCTGCGCGGGGGCGCCGTCGTGGTGCTGCTGTCAGATGGACTGGACGCAGGGGAACCCGGGGTCCTGGACGCGGAGGTCGTGCGCCTGCGGCGGCTGGCGCGGCGCCTGGTGTGGTGGAATCCTCTTTTCGGGGATCCGTCGT includes the following:
- a CDS encoding vWA domain-containing protein, which encodes MSREEERTGSVRAASGRDVAADGPAGEERPPFVSNLLAFLRGLRRLGFSVGPGEARLVLSALGRLGVTDARTCRDAVQAVVVKHAHEVPLFRAAWQVFFQNARGVQHAWLALNTLSAQVARGWQERHRHLQVVWMGRDPAADPDRAGGDEAGPQVWIRTGASAEERLRRRDAARITPAEWEQVKRWRVRATPLWRPSRRRIAVRRGGPLDLGRTIRRAAAGTGGECIDWIYRQVRKKQRPVVLLCDVSGSMDPYSRMALRFAHALMQAGLRLDVYVFSTRLTRITDRLRLRDVDRALQEAVWAVPDMSGGTRLAEALAAFRQRHAVRALRGGAVVVLLSDGLDAGEPGVLDAEVVRLRRLARRLVWWNPLFGDPSYQPSARGATVLARHADGVWPAHNWAGLEAAWADLRK